The following DNA comes from Lycium ferocissimum isolate CSIRO_LF1 unplaced genomic scaffold, AGI_CSIRO_Lferr_CH_V1 ctg14966, whole genome shotgun sequence.
CTTTCTATCTTCAGCCGTTGGTTTGAACCCCAGACCAAATGGACCTGGACTCTCACGTGGACACACCGGATAAACCATACCTTGTAGAGAGGCCCCCAAGCCTTTTCCTGGCTCAAAACCATGTTTCAACATTTCATTTACCACCATAACAGATGTTGGAGGCAATTGTGGTCTCGGAATGGGTTTCCCTTCAGGGATCTGCTCAGCTACCACTATCTCAGAAGCTTGATACACCAGTGTTTCATCAGCATTATCCACTTCAATAAAGGGAACAGTGGAGTCTTTATAAATGGACAAATCCCCTTCACCGTGAACAATCACTTCCTGCCTGTCATATTCAAACTTGATCATCTGATGCAATGTGGATGGGATTGCCCCAGCCATATGTACCCATGGTCTTCCCAACAACATATTATAGGAGGCATTGATGTTCAACACTTGAAAATCTATGGTAAAATCAGCAGGCCCTATTGTAAGCACAAGATCTATCTCACCGATGGCATCAGTTTTCGCTCCATCAAAAGCTCTAACACACACGTTGTTTGGTCGAATTCTTTCAGTACTTACATTTAGTTTTTGTAAGGTTGACAGAGGACAAATGTTTGCACCAGAGCCCCCGTCAATCAAAACTCTAGTGACATAGGAATGCTCACATTTTACAGTAATATGAAGGCTTCGGTTATGTCCAGTACCTTCAACGGGTAGTTCATCATCTGAGAAAGTGATCCTATTTACCTCAAAGATCCTCTCAGCAATTTTCTCCAATTGATTAACTGTAATCTCGGTAGGGACATGGGCTTCATTCAGAATCTTCAACAAAGCTTTGCGATGTTCATCTGAGTGTATTAACAAAGACAACAAAGAGATTTGAGCAGGGGTTTTCCTTAATTGCTCCACGATGGAATAGTCTGgcaatttcatctttttcaagaACTCTTCAGCTTCTTCCTCTGTTACTGGTTTCTTAACGGGCATTTGGCCCTCCCTCACCTGTTTGGTTTTCCTTAACTCTTCCGGAGCAAAGCATCTTCCTGAACGAGTCAGGCCCCCTACTTCGTCTACCTCTTCGATGATTTCCTTCCCTTGGTAAGTCACCATAGTCTGATTATAATTCCAGGGAACCGCCTTAGCATCAACTATTGGAAGTTGTGTCACTGGCTTAATAATGATAGGGGTGGTGAGCGCCCCTTTGACAGTTAAAATAGGCCTGCTCGACACCCCTGGCACGATCAACTTTGGTTTTCCCTGACTTGCCCCAACCTTCTCTGGAGCTCCTTTCACAATCAATAAGGGTTTCATCGCGTCTGACTGGATTGGCCTCTTTGTAACCTCATTTACCCCCAAAGGTGCTATTTTTGCGGAATCTGCCACATTTACTGATTTCTCCACGCCTGCTTCAATCTTCATGATAGGCTTGTAAGGAACATCAGACCCATCACTACCATAGATCAACTCCAACATGTTTGTTTCTTTATGATTTGGTAGTGGGTTTTGATTGATATTTGGTATGTCTGCATTTTGCACCACAATTTGCTGCGTATCAATCAAATCTTGGATTGCTTTCTTCAAATACCAACATTTCTCTATATTGTGTCCCGGGGTATCAGAGCAATAAGCACATCTCTGAGAGTAATCAAGATTTTTCGGAGGTGGGTTTGGGATCCTTCCTTCAATTGGGCTTAAAACATTTAATGCCCTCAGCTTCTGAAACAAATCAGCATATGATTCCCCAATGGGAGTAAAGTTATCCTTGACCGCGTTTGCCCTTTTGTACTCTGGCCTGGGCCAAAAATTGGATCTGGGAGGGCCTTGGTAAGTCTGTGGAGGTGGAGGACGGATTTGCGGGGTTGGTGCGCGCCATTGCGGGTAAGAAGGGGGCTGGGCATATGGCTGCGCACTGTATATGGGGTACTGAGGGGGCGGAATAGAATATTGTGGGTTTTGGGGTTGTGGGTAATTATATGGATCTTGGGTATAGTTTTGGGGTTGGGGTTGAGTGTATTGGCGAGGCGGGCCCCTCGGGTTTCGCCGTGGCCCAGGCGCAACTGTAGCTAcatcttcctttttcttctttccacCAAAACTCCCTGAACCATTTTGAATGGCTTGGGTTGTTGCCTTCAATGCGGCAAAGCCGACAATGCGTCCTGTTTTGATTCCTTCTTCTATTATTTCTCCCATTTTAATGGCCTCAATGAACGATTTTCCTAGGGCCGGGATCATGTGTTGATAATATGTCTCATCTTGTTCCTGGAGAAAAGTCTCCACCATCTCTCCTTCTCTCATTAGTGGCTTTACCCTTGCAGCTTGTTCACGCCAACGAATTGCAAACTCCCTAAAACTTTCGGTAACTTTCTTCTTCAGGTTGGTTAGAGACTTTTTATCAGGAACCAGATCAATATTGTACTGAAATTGTTGCACGAACTCATTTGCCATATCATCCCAAGTATGCCATTTCACAATGTCCTGATCAATAAACCATTCTGAAGCTAAACCAGTCAGACTCTCCCCAAAGTAAGCCATGAGCAATTCCTGATTACCCCCAGCTCCTCTCAGTTGGTTGCAGTATCTCCTCAAATGAGCTATGGGATCACCGTGCCCATCGTACTTGTCAAACTTCGGTGTCTTGAACCCCGGAGGTAAGTGAACACTCgggaacatacacaaatcactgTATGAAACGCTTTTATAGCTTCCTGATCCCTGCAAGTTCTTCATAGCTTGTTCTAGACTTTTCATCTTCCTAACCATTTCGTCATGCTCCACATTCTTAGTAGCAACCCCATGTTCTTGGCCGAGATGCACAGCCGTGTTCTTAGCAGGATCTTCGATATCGATGGGAGGACCAGAATACAGAGTCTGATGATAAGGATTAGAAGCCCTATATGCAAAATCGAGTGCTTAATACTGCTCTTGATGGGTGTCAGATGGTGGCTCAAAGTATGGCCTTTACACAACTGCAGGCAGTGGTATTGTGTAAATGGGCCTTACACTTACCGCATGCATGGGGTTAGATAGTGCGTATGCGTAGGCAGGCATCGTGGGTG
Coding sequences within:
- the LOC132042389 gene encoding uncharacterized protein LOC132042389; the protein is MRASNPYHQTLYSGPPIDIEDPAKNTAVHLGQEHGVATKNVEHDEMVRKMKSLEQAMKNLQGSGSYKSVSYSDLCMFPSVHLPPGFKTPKFDKYDGHGDPIAHLRRYCNQLRGAGGNQELLMAYFGESLTGLASEWFIDQDIVKWHTWDDMANEFVQQFQYNIDLVPDKKSLTNLKKKVTESFREFAIRWREQAARVKPLMREGEMVETFLQEQDETYYQHMIPALGKSFIEAIKMGEIIEEGIKTGRIVGFAALKATTQAIQNGSGSFGGKKKKEDVATVAPGPRRNPRGPPRQYTQPQPQNYTQDPYNYPQPQNPQYSIPPPQYPIYSAQPYAQPPSYPQWRAPTPQIRPPPPQTYQGPPRSNFWPRPEYKRANAVKDNFTPIGESYADLFQKLRALNVLSPIEGRIPNPPPKNLDYSQRCAYCSDTPGHNIEKCWYLKKAIQDLIDTQQIVVQNADIPNINQNPLPNHKETNMLELIYGSDGSDVPYKPIMKIEAGVEKSVNVADSAKIAPLGVNEVTKRPIQSDAMKPLLIVKGAPEKVGASQGKPKLIVPGVSSRPILTVKGALTTPIIIKPVTQLPIVDAKAVPWNYNQTMVTYQGKEIIEEVDEVGGLTRSGRCFAPEELRKTKQVREGQMPVKKPVTEEEAEEFLKKMKLPDYSIVEQLRKTPAQISLLSLLIHSDEHRKALLKILNEAHVPTEITVNQLEKIAERIFEVNRITFSDDELPVEGTGHNRSLHITVKCEHSYVTRVLIDGGSGANICPLSTLQKLNVSTERIRPNNVCVRAFDGAKTDAIGEIDLVLTIGPADFTIDFQVLNINASYNMLLGRPWVHMAGAIPSTLHQMIKFEYDRQEVIVHGEGDLSIYKDSTVPFIEVDNADETLVYQASEIVVAEQIPEGKPIPRPQLPPTSVMVVNEMLKHGFEPGKGLGASLQGMVYPVCPRESPGPFGLGFKPTAEDRKRVKKRKKEAWSLTKPVPPIYKSFVKNTNRSSQPVLDVDFELIGCFQNLFVEADMVEIGGGPSNADVHSVCAGSNDMTCMRNFWPDLKIQPNHETMNQEAEYDEEEVFQEISRDLKHFEDKTNPNLNETEAINLGDQDNVRETKLSVHVQPHSKKELTQALFKYKDVFAWSYDDMPGLSTKLVVHKLPTDPAFPHMKQKLS